A part of Cryptococcus neoformans var. neoformans JEC21 chromosome 4 sequence genomic DNA contains:
- a CDS encoding expressed protein, whose product MASLTSDPILLNPLSEIIAALSSSSFGILPAPDSEPLLEQTFPRTAEELKSVQEESNRSRKISERIVGMCRVGLLDGEGHVVIRLDRAGWTIETADGERHVTNKIGTTYESMESLLISASKKYVEAMNREIWKRFEDHPQAVEERE is encoded by the exons ATGGCATCATTGACTTCCGACCCTATTCTCCTCAACCCACTTTCCGAAATCATCGCCGCCctctcttcgtcttctttcggGATCCTCCCCGCTCCTGATTCTGAACCGCTTCTGGAGCAGACATTCCCGAGAACGGCggaagagttgaagagTGTCCAAGAGGAGAGTAATCGATCACGGAAAATCAGCGAAAGAATAGTAGGAATGTGCCGGGTCGGACTGCTGGATGGAGAGGGGCATGTGGTTATTAGGTTGGACAGGGCAGGATGGACT ATTGAGACGGCGGATGGGGAACGGCACGTCACAAACAAGATAGGGACGACATATGAGAGTATGGAGAGTTTATTGATCAGCGCGAGCAAGAAGTACGTAGAGGCGATGAACAGGGAGATATGGAAAAGGTTTGAAGACCATCCTCAGGCCGTCGAGGAGCGGGAATGA
- a CDS encoding RNA polymerase I transcription factor, putative: protein MPLSSITSASLLMTKVVKLPQPSNPVPKSRQKSKKFAGVMVTNDSPVSGSSRASSMAGRKRPRESDGDGKIRSRRTKSTGDAKDSRGSSSSAKDREAFQRSLIAVFVPKALQESKEGNMTHYNDLLAHFLPTPTMPIVNLPPLLPLLRAVSAHVSLLSPDIHGSLVSAIISLPWATGDEKFVRAFIGWAAVLVTAQPGWMKEIVGMGVKGLTWQPCFGAPSTVSRRVFHARHHLLLSHLISLVPTLPNVLQPLMIRHFPNKREPEVSQTTWIRNCCELVGYCPELGGRMWGEIVDRMLRIDVEITNSLDQDDDESSDDEYEPQMATPQSIMTTLDPLDLLISQEIPRSRSVSHSPEIGVDDEDSEGDPDPDDLSSVDGAESDAEDIAVNELKEAEERAKKNANTKAMREKLDGMLFHFFQHLEEYLAGRKEHPSALEMASERMETDVRSGASTPTVETPSIASTSLSRKQPPSPAQSLSYFQTLLNLFSRQILPTASTQHIPFLLFLTSSFSPAHTELFLGLLVSQALYATTSTVPSINSQPVSMNQRIAATVYIGSVVCRARFVTDDQARTVLTYLLAYMDGKLHQSRVNKRHSTDELPLFYAVCQAAMLIFCFRWRAFLAGADKEGDGVLGDMEMDGESVDDEGKAEGKWMADLDVLQNAITSDLNPLLGCNPTVVSTFAKVAHHTNFAYCFSIIEANQQSSHPRSSSSHALSKTAVPASRSSSGAGSNRQDPTFGSQTLPRQARQLNVDAGLDSYFPFDPYDLPKSKRFIETLYRTWDEVAIDGGLDSDSDGSSESESDSQAGDKSDGESSFEDHLAPKGLPLPKLKVGSYGDRRRSLWDSKQDAGLSSSLEGMSISPGRIGMGVFTS from the exons ATGCCCCTCTCATCCATCACATCCGCCTCCCTGCTTATGACAAAAGTCGTAAAGCTTCCCCAGCCATCCAATCCAGTTCCAAAATCGAGACAGAAGTCAAAAAAGTTCGCCGGCGTCATGGTCACCAACGATTCTCCTGTATCAGGTTCCTCCAGAGCGTCTTCCAtggcaggaaggaagaggcctCGGGAATCTGATGGTGATGGCAAAATCCGCTCAAGACGGACAAAGAGTACTGGGGATGCCAAAGATAGCAGGGGTTCTAGCTCAAGTGCCAAAGATCGTGAGGCATTCCAGCGAAGCCTCATAGCTGTTTTCGTTCCGAAGGCACTGCAGGAGTCCAAGGAGGGCAATATGACCCATTATAATGATCTCTTGGCTCATTTTCTTCCAACCCCGACAATGCCAATTGTCAATCTGCCGCCACTGCTTCCCCTCCTGCGTGCTGTTTCAGCTCAtgtctctcttctttcgcctGATATTCATGGATCTTTGGTTTCAGCCATAATCAGCTTACCTTGGGCGACCGGCGACGAAAAGTTTGTCAGGGCGTTCATCGGATGGGCAGCTGTACTCGTCACCGCACAGCCCggatggatgaaggagattgtCGGGATGGGCGTCAAGGGTTTGACATGGC AACCTTGTTTTGGAGCTCCAAGCACAGTATCCCGACGAGTTTTCCATGCCCGACATCATCTTTTGCTTTCCCATTTGATTTCCTTGGTCCCCACCCTTCCAAATGTCTTGCAACCTCTTATGATACGTCATTTCCCCAATAAAAGAGAGCCAGAAGTCTCTCAAACAACCTGGATACGAAACTGCTGCGAGCTCGTTGGCTATTGTCCGGAATTAGGGGGTAGAATGTGGGGGGAGATCGTCGATAGGATGCTGAGAATTGAT GTTGAAATAACCAATAGCTTGGatcaagatgatgatgaaagtTCGGACGATGAATATGAACCCCAAATGGCCACCCCGCAATCGATAATGACAACGCTCGATCCGTTGGACCTTCTTATATCGCAGGAAATTCCTCGGTCCCGGTCTGTTTCCCATTCTCCCGAAATCGGTGTAGATGACGAGGATTCTGAGGGTGATCCAGATCCGGACGATCTGTCCTCCGTAGATGGAGCTGAGTCTGATGCGGAGGACATAGCCGTAAATGAATTgaaggaagcagaagaacgTGCCAAGAAGAATGCAAACACCAAAGCAATGCGCGAAAAACTCGACGGAATGCTGTTTCATTTTTTCCAGCATCTTGAAGAATATTTGGCGGGGAGAAAAGAGCATCCTTCCGCCCTCGAGATGGCTTCGGAGAGAATGGAAACAGATGTCAGATCTGGAGCTTCTACACCAACTGTGGAAACTCCGTCTATCGCCTCCACGTCCCTCAGTCGGAAGCAACCTCCATCTCCGGCTCAGTCATTATCATACTTTCAAACCCTGCTTAACCTCTTCTCGCGACAGATTCTTCCGACAGCTTCAACCCAGCACatacctttccttcttttcctcacatcatccttctccccagCGCATACAGAGCTGTTTTTGGGATTGCTTGTATCGCAAGCTCTTTACGCCACAACTTCGACTGTGCCATCTATCAACTCTCAACCCGTTTCCATGAACCAACGTATTGCGGCCACAGTCTATATAGGTTCCGTGGTCTGTCGTGCGCGCTTCGTCACCGATGACCAAGCCCGGACGGTTCTCACTTACCTCCTTGCCTATATGGATGGGAAACTCCATCAGTCCCGGGTGAACAAGCGCCATTCAACAGACGAGCTTCCGCTATTCTACGCGGTTTGTCAAGCGGCCATGTTAATTTTCTGTTTCCGGTGGCGGGCATTTCTGGCAGGTGCAGATAAGGAAGGTGACGGCGTCTTGGGCGATATGGAAATGGATGGCGAAtctgttgatgatgaaggaaagGCGGAGGGCAAATGGATGGCAGACCTGGATGTGCTGCAGAACGCCATCACTAGTGACCTGAATCCTTTACTT GGCTGCAATCCGACGGTAGTCTCAACTTTTGCTAAAGTTGCCCATCACACTAATTTCGCGTATtgcttctccatcatcgaAGCTAATCAACAATCCTCCCATCCACgatcgtcttcttcgcacGCTCTGTCCAAAACCGCCGTTCCCGCAAGCCGTTCCTCGTCTGGTGCTGGTTCCAATCGTCAGGATCCGACTTTCGGTTCGCAGACGCTTCCCAGGCAAGCCAGGCAGCTGAATGTCGATGCCGGTCTGGATAGCTATTTCCCATTTGATCCGTATGATCTTCCTAAGTCGAAAAGATTTATTGAAACGCTATACAGAACGTGGGATGAAGTAGCGATTGATGGGGGCTTGGATTCTGACTCGGACGGCAGTTCTGAATCGGAGTCCGATTCTCAGGCAGGAGACAAATCGGACGGTGAATCCTCTTTTGAAGATCACCTTGCACCAAAGGGGCTGCCTCTGCCCAAACTAAAAGTGGGGAGCTATGGTGACCGCCGAAGGAGTCTCTGGGACTCTAAACAGGATGCGGGTTTGTCAAGTAGCTTGGAAGGGATGAGCATATCTCCTGGAAGAATAGGAATGGGGGTTTTCACATCCTAG
- a CDS encoding NADH-ubiquinone oxidoreductase 51 kDa subunit, putative: MLSRTPLLRSSPRSIAAARRSLATVSDAPVRHYGGLKDQDRIFTNLFCKHDHGIKGALARGDWHKTKDIILKGDAWLIQTVKDSGLRGRGGAGFPSGLKWSFMNKPGWEKDPRPRYLVVNADEGEPGTCKDREIMRGDPHKLVEGCLVAGRAMNANAAYIYIRGEFYQEASHVQQAIDEAYKAGLIGKNACGSGYDFDVYLHRGAGAYICGEETALIESIEGKQGKPRLKPPFPADVGLFGCPTTVANVETVAVAPTIARRGGSWFASFGRERNSGTKVFCVSGHVNNPCVVEEEMSIPLQELLEKHCGGVRGGWQNLKGIVPGGSSVPVVNRETSEKCLMDYDSLKDNGTSLGTGAVIVMDNSTDMIAAIARFSKFYKHESCGQCTPCREGTSWMMNMMDRMVEGRAQEREIDMLLELTKQVEGHTICALGDAAAWPIQGLMKNFRPEVEQRLAQFHAKNGQVLFGGKLLSDADRRYALPDNLGGDAIRQIASP; the protein is encoded by the exons atGCTGTCCCGCACTCCTCTCCTCCGCTCTTCCCCACGATCAATCGCAGCAGCTCGTAGATCCCTCGCAACCGTATCAGACGCCCCAGTCAGGCATTATGGCGGACTCAAGGATCAAGATCGTATCTTCACCAATCTCTTCTGCAAGCACGATCATGGCATAAAAGGCGCTCTCGCTAGGGGGGACTGGCACAAGACAAAAGATATAATTCTCAAAGGAGACGCGTGGCTCATTCAGACCGTGAAGGACTCCGGCTTGAGAGGACGGGGGGGTGCAGGTTTCCCTAGCGGGTTGAAATGGAGTTTCA TGAACAAGCCCGGATGGGAAAAAGACCCCAG ACCACGCTACCTTGTGGTAAATGCCGACGAAGGTGAACCTGGAACGTGTAAAGATCGAGAAATCATGCGAGGCGACCCCCACAAACTTGTCGAAGGCTGTTTGGTTGCTGGTCGGGCCATGAACGCGAATGCCG CGTATATCTACATCCGAGGAGAATTCTACCAAGAAGCTTCTCATGTTCAGCAAGCCATTGACGAGGCCTACAAGGCTGGGTTGATTGGCAAGAACGCTTGTGGTTCCGGATATGATTTCGACGTTTACCTTCATCGAGGTGCCGGTGCCTATATCTGTGGTGAAGAAACTGCATTGATCGAGTCCATTGAAGGCAAGCAGGGCAAGCCTAGACTGAAGCCTCCTTTCCCTGCCGACGTTGGATTGTTCGGTTGCCCTACCACTGTCGCCAACGTGGAGACTGTTGCGGTTGCCCCTACCATTGCTCGACGAGGCGGTTCTTGGTTTGCGAGCTTTGGCAGGGAGAGGAACAGTGGCACCAAGGTGTTTTGTGTCTCCGGCCACGTGAACAACCCATgtgttgttgaagaagaaatgtcTATCCCCTTACAGGAACTTTTGGAGAAGCACTGTGGTGGTGTTCGTGGTGGATGGCAAAACTTGAAGGGTATAGTTCCTGGCGGTAGTTCAGTGCCTGTAGTCAACAGGGAAACCTCTGAAAAATGCCT GATGGACTATGACTCTCTCAAAGATAACGGTACTTCCCTTGGTACAGGTGCAGTCATTGTTATGGACAACAGCACCGACATGATTGCCGCCATTGCCCGATTCTCAAAGTTTTACAAGCACGAATCTTGTGGACAATGTACCCCATGCCGAGAAGGTACATcttggatgatgaacaTGATGGACCGAATGGTGGAAGGACGGGCACAGGAGAGGGAGATTGACATGCTTTTGGAGTTGACAAAACAAGTGGAAGGTCACACTATTTGTGCTCTGGGTGATGCCGCGGCTTGGCCTATCCAAggtttgatgaagaactTCC GTCCCGAAGTTGAACAACGTCTTGCGCAATTCCACGCCAAGAACGGCCAGGTGTTGTTCGGTGGCAAGCTGCTCTCAGATGCGGACAGGAGGTATGCGCTTCCGGATAACCTCGGAGGAGATGCCATTAGGCAAATTGCGTCTCCTTGA
- a CDS encoding mitochondrial carrier protein rim2, putative, with product MSTQSFSQSFLSSTNPSSSPSPPAAPPLNLSAKTEKKLQGWQHSAAGSMGGMTGAIVTSPFDVVKTRLQSDMFRHSSDEGVRHAAEVAKKGGSSGGVRGVMWQFVDTVYLIKRIAVEEGWRALYKGLGPSLVGIIPARAINFYFYPTSKVYLAKQFPNAPTEKPGQTAEDSPVIHLGAAVVAGIMTSTGTNPIWVVKTRLQLSARKKETGVVSAKSGSILPKPIAASAASLASQASTPITAAAASAASTRTVARSSLTPAFSMTMDIIKKEGIRGLYRGLSASYLGVSEGVIQWVLYERFKRLNAATTTGLESQPLLSYIPHIVGASGGAKAVASLITYPHEVIRTRLRQPALPDGTVKYKGLLQTLKLVWMEEGVGALYGGLTAHLFRVVPNAACMFLIYELVAAKLGA from the exons ATGTCGACACAATCTTTCTCCCAATCgtttctctcctccacaaACCCaagttcttccccatcccctccCGCTGCGCCACCCTTAAATTTATCCGCaaagacggagaagaagctgcaaGGATGGCAACATAGTGCTGCCGGAAG TATGGGCGGTATGACTGGCGCCATTGTCACTTCTCCATTTGACGTGGTCAAAACCCGTCTGCAGTCAGACATGTTCAGGCATTCATCTGACGAAGGTGTACGACATGCGGCGGAGGTGGCCAAGAAGGGTGGTAGTAGTGGAGGTGTGAGGGGTGTCATGTGGCAATTTGTGGATACCGTATATCTAATCAA GCGGATAGCtgtggaggaaggttggagagCTCTTTACAAGGGCTTAGGACCTAGCTTGGTCGGTATTATCCCTGCTCG AGCAATCAACTTTTACTTTTATCCAACATCCAAAGTCTACCTTGCCAAGCAATTTCCTAATGCGCCCACTGAGAAACCAGGACAAACAGCAGAGGATAGTCCGGTTATTCACTTGGGTGCGGCAGTCGTAGCTGGTATCATGACAAGTACTGGAACAAATCCTATTTGGG TGGTGAAAACTAGACTGCAGCTTTCGGCgagaaaaaaggagacGGGCGTCGTTTCGGCAAAATCAGGATCGATTTTGCCCAAACCCATAGCCGCCTCTGCTGCCTCCCTTGCTAGCCAGGCCTCTACGCCCATCactgcagcagcagcatcgGCGGCGTCGACCAGGACAGTTGCCAGGTCGTCTTTGACTCCCGCTTTCTCAATGACGATGGATATTATAAAAAAGGAAGGTATCAGAGGGCTGTATAGAGGTTTATCGGCCAGTTATCTGGGTGTCTCTGAGGGAGTGATCCAGTGGGTCTTGTATGAA CGATTCAAACGATTAAACGCCGCGACCACGACAGGTCTTGAATCCCaacctctcctctcctacATCCCTCATATCGTGGGCGCCTCGGGCGGTGCCAAGGCGGTCGCATCTCTTATCACGTATCCCCATGAAGTCATCCGAACACGTCTTCGTCAACCTGCCCTTCCTGATGGCACCGTCAAGTACAAGGGGTTGCTGCAGACGCTGAAGCTCGTttggatggaggagggcgtGGGTGCATTGTATGGCGGTTTGACGGCGCATTTGTTCAGGGTGGTACCGAACGCTGCCTGTATGTTCTTGATCTATGAGCTGGTGGCTGCCAAGTTGGGCGCGTGA
- a CDS encoding expressed protein — translation MPSNSPTVWKFELEKTLQACTHDYRDLALEQAQALAEPPSALTALRMIHHSHPYLINGFSPLEKETANLYDWSRAEVYKEISGSRRVTVAVTDDGLADSVRERHDGRKTFVKALETKMTMSQLTEKLGRSADQDSFIYYLQSQDGNIYRDQPSSSGPPELEAFQKYFKRDVSWMKEAIGKQAEAVNLWIGDSRSTTSLHHDPYENIYHVLAGSKTFTLLSPLETIHLDQRFYPPSTLKRSPSGQLYPEYDYPNPSCGPRIPWVENLCLPRSARSISVTLHEGDTLFLPAGWWHRVEQEGGEEGIAVAVNYWYPSEIHPERYAYERFFRRIAIMSGMEGLIPPMGDEESINSEENDDPDR, via the exons ATGCCTTCAAACAGCCCGACAGTATGGAAATTCGAACTGGAAAAGACGCTTCAGGCATGTACGCATGACTACAGAG ATCTCGCTCTTGAACAGGCGCAAGCTCTTGCTGAACCTCCATCTGCATTAACGGCACTTCGCATGATCCatcattctcatccttaTTTGATCAATG GTTTCTCTCCCcttgaaaaagaaacgGCAAACTTGTATGATTGGTCCCGAGCAGAAGTTTATAAAGAGATATCTGGGTCGAGGCGAGTGACGGTTGCCGTTACGGATGACGG TCTGGCTGATTCTGTTCGTGAACGTCACGATGGTCGAAAAACATTTGTCAAGGCTCTGGAGACCAAAATGACTATGTCTCAACTGACGGAAAAGCTAG GAAGGTCTGCAGACCAGGACTCTTTCATCTACTATCTCCAGTCGCAGGACGGTAACATCTATCGCGACCAACCAAGCTCGTCGGGGCCACCCGAGTTAGAAGCTTTTCAGAAATACTTCAAGAGGGACGTGtcatggatgaaggaggccATTG GGAAGCAGGCAGAAGCTGTGAATCTCTGGATAGGAGACAGTAGAAGTACGACTTCTTTGCATCATGACCC ATACGAAAACATATACCATGTACTGGCTGGCTCCAAGACTTTCACCTTGCTTTCGCCCCTTGAAACCATTCACCTCGACC AAAGGTTCTATCCTCCTTCGACCCTCAAGCGCTCTCCTTCAGGCCAGCTTTACCCGGAGTACGACTATCCAAACCCCTCTTGCGGGCCCAGAATCCCCTGGGTGGAAAACCTCTGCCTTCCGCGATCTGCTCGTTCCATAAGCGTAACTCTGCACGAGGGTGATACCTTGTTCTTACCGGCAGGGTGGTGGCACCGTGTTgaacaagaaggaggggaagaggggatTGCTGTCGCTGTTAACTA TTGGTATCCCTCAGAGATTCATCCGGAGCGATATGCTTATGAAAGATTCTTTCGAAGAATTGCCATCATGTCAGGTATGGAAGGATTAATACCTCCGATGGGCGATGAAGAGTCTATAAATTCCGAAGAGAACGACGATCCTGATAGATAA
- a CDS encoding acyl carrier, putative produces the protein MYRSIPLFRSTFPHYIRHSMAISYRPKPVKLLHKTFSMRRFADGPPEPLALTKDEITDMLLRVLNQFKQIDSSKLIGNASFTTDLGFDSLDHSELIMSVEETFDIDVADNDICELDSMDKTVDYVAKTLEAQRLVEKIKQS, from the exons ATGTATCGATCTATCCCCCTTTTCCGTTCGACCTTCCCTCATTATATTAGACACTCCATGGCCATTTCATATCGACCAAAGCCCGTCAAATTGCTTCACAAAACATTTTCTATGAGAAGATTTGCAGATGGTCCGCCAGAACCCCTGGCGCTGACCAAGGATGAGATTACGGATATGTTACTGAGAGTGCTCAACCAGTTCAAACAAATTGACAGTAGCAAG CTTATTGGCAATGCGTCTTTCACCACCGATCTGGGCTTTGATTCTCTTGATCACTCCGAACTTATTATGTCTGTTGAAGAGACTTTCGATATCGACGTTGCCGACAATGACATTTGCGAGCTTGACAGCATGGATAAAA CTGTTGATTACGTTGCAAAA ACTTTGGAGG CGCAACGTCTTGTCGAAAAAATCAAACAATCGTAA
- a CDS encoding Pol II transcription elongation factor, putative: MPARRLRPVIELAPLPPAVRALYARPPSAAPAHTQHRTFCEKCRRPPAALILESLHSRPKKRPRTKRPSPEDDDLLSDSELVHILQGWVTCRRCVVASHYGCLSASQKKAVLESLRSQDLAALGNIDPTTQASDVPLRKTVPIQQEADFLCAKCGEGVPCFVCCKDELLNVDPVTVGRRKDDDAGVVDVGKEDSMTDMDSSKAPQLPPLAEAVSDKEIGSPQPKSTRPLFRCLRCRQAAHYEHLKVPEPLGENPDLAEIAHHYQTQTDDGDAWTCHQCRASPWGIDIVIAWRPLPATSPFHSLPPPPPKTPLYKTVLPREYLIKYSSRSFRHVEWVPHAWLSGIAPMKLRRFLEKGPLLDLVTDETLEARGDEVVRPSIADIDNRAHGKDVHHEKGVGLIVDAEEDAESGLPILWSTIDRVLDVLLIRPTAAQIKGKSKKSQSGNDRRNQRRIVSLSPSPYDGAAPFPPDSSPNAQAVAVKTPFEQLQADLNIPDGLPLPDDELIEIEEWEILTGRRLLETDVEEVAGLVGWGLFKWQDLQYDQAHPRTEKACWDTPPPSSSPLYTAYKHGLSKYLAARHITIPVLTPAQIRARDNDPARGFVPPQEQPDCIAGGNLMPFQMEGFQWLLYKYFKRESCILADDMGLGKTVQIASVLGYLGSAEHEIYPCLVVVPNSTITNWVREFEKWSPHLRVVPFYGEAASREIISKYELFHKGTQGKPVGLKAHIVLTTYDMITSSEFRVFSAIPRWEVLCVDEGQRLKSDNSKIFNNLKTLNSVHRILLTGTPLNNNIRELFNLLNFLDQDNFKDLESMEQEYSDLNEVKVQKLHQMIKPYILRRIKADVLNLPPKVEIIVPISLAPLQKQMYKGIFENHAGIIEDILKARQKRRQAIKSVQSAVPTN, from the exons ATGCCCGCGAGACGCCTCCGCCCAGTGATCGAGCTCGCGCCCCTCCCCCCCGCCGTCCGCGCCCTCTACGCCCGTCCCCCCTCCGCTGCGCCCGCCCACACGCAGCACCGCACA TTCTGCGAAAAATGCCGCCGGCCGCCCGCAGCCCTCATCCTCGAATCCCTGCACAGCCGTCCCAAGAAACGCCCCAGAACGAAGAGGCCGTCCCCGGAAGACGACGATCTGCTGAGTGACAGCGAGCTCGTCCATATCCTTCAGGGCTGGGTCACC TGCAGACGGTGTGTCGTCGCCTCCCACTATGGCTGTCTGTCGGCCagccagaagaaggcagTCCTCGAGTCACTCCGCTCGCAAGACCTGGCTGCGCTTGGAAACATTGACCCTACCACGCAGGCATCAGACGTTCCTCTCCGGAAGACTGTGCCTATTCAACAAGAGGCGGACTTTCTGTGCGCGAAATGCGGCGAAGGAGTACCCTGTTTTGTTTGCTGCAAAGACGAACTTCTAAACGTGGATCCAGTCACAGTGGGCCGGAGAAAAGACGATGACGCCGGGGTAGTGGACGTTGGCAAAGAGGACAGCATGACGGACATGGATTCATCAAAGGCCCCCCAGCTTCCACCCTTGGCGGAGGCAGTCTCTGACAAGGAAATCGGTTCACCACAGCCCAAAAGCACTCGACCTCTTTTCAGGTGTTTGCGATGCAGACAAGCAGCTCATTATGAACACT TAAAAGTTCCTGAACCGCTTGGCGAAAACCCAGACCTGGCAGAGATAGCACACCACTATCAGACTCAAACGGACGACGGTGATGCCTGGACGTGCCATCAATGTCGTGCATCACCATGGGGTATTGATATC GTGATCGCATGGCGTCCTCTCCCTGCCAcatctcctttccactctttgccccctcctccacccaaAACTCCACTATACAAGACCGTCCTCCCCAGAGAATATCTCATCAAATACTCCTCTCGATCGTTCCGCCATGTCGAATGGGTTCCCCACGCCTGGCTCTCCGGCATCGCCCCTATGAAACTCCGACGATTCCTGGAAAAAGGGCCCCTACTGGACTTGGTAACAGATGAGACATTAGAAGCCAGAGGTGATGAAGTGGTCAGGCCTAGTATCGCGGACATTGATAACCGTGCTCACGGAAAAGATGTACATCATGAAAAAGGGGTGGGGCTGATAGTAGatgcggaagaggatgcgGAGAGTGGTTTGCCCATTTTATGGAGT ACAATTGACAGAGTCTTGGATGTCTTGCTGATTCGACCTACCGCTGCCCAAATCAAGGGGAAGAGCAAAAAGTCTCAATCAGGAAATGACAGGCGGAATCAGCGACGTATCGTCTCTCtgtctccttctccatatGACGGTGCCGCCCCATTTCCACCCGATTCCAGTCCCAATGCACAAGCAGTAGCTGTCAAGACGCCTTTTGAACAGCTTCAGGCAGATCTCAACATCCCGGACGGCCTTCCATTACCTGACGACGAGCTCATCGAAATTGAGGAATGGGAAATACTTACgggaagaaggctgctCGAGACAGATGTAGAGGAAGTCGCAGGATTGGTAGGATGGGGCCTGTTCAAATGGCAAGATTTGCAGTATGATCAAG CTCACCCGCGGACCGAAAAAGCATGCTGGGAtacacctccaccttcgTCATCACCGCTTTACACTGCTTATAAGCACGGTCTTTCCAAATACCTTGCAGCCCGGCACATCACCATCCCCGTCCTGACCCCAGCCCAAATTCGCGCCAGGGATAATGATCCCGCAAGGGGCTTTGTGCCCCCGCAAGAACAGCCGGATTGCATCGCCGGGGGCAATTTGATGCCCTTCCAGATGGAAGGGTTCCAGTGGTTGTTGTACAAATATTTCAAAAGAGAGAGCTGTATTCTGGCGGATGATATGGGTTTGGGCAAGAC TGTGCAGATCGCCTCTGTCTTGGGTTATCTGGGCTCTGCCGAACATGAGATCTATCCCTGTCTAGTAGTCGTGCCGAATTC AACAATCACCAATTGGGTCAGAGAGTTTGAAAAGTGGAGTCCGCACTTACGAGtt GTTCCCTTCTATGGTGAAGCGGCTT CACGCGAGATTATTTCAAAGTATGAATTATTTCATAAAGGGACGCAAGGTAAACCAGTGGGCCTCAAAGC CCACATCGTCTTGACAACATATGATATGATAACTTCTTCAGAATTTCGTGTTTTCTCTGCCATCCCTCGATGGGAGGTGCTATGCGTGGACGAGGGGCAGCGAC TCAAATCTGATAATAGTAAAATATTCAACAACCTCAAAACTCTCAACTCTGTGCACCGAATACTTCTCACGGGCACGCCGCTGAACAACAATATCCGTGAACTATTCAACCTGCTCAATTTCTTGGATCAAGATAATTTCAAAGACTTGGAATCTATGGAGCAGGAATACTCAGACTTGAATGAGGTCAAAGTGCAAAAGCTGCACCAGATGATTAAACCATACATCCTTCGAAGGATCAAGGCCGATGTGCTCAATCTACCGCCAAAG GTCGAAATTATCGTCCCCATCTCACTCGCCCCCTTGCAGAAGCAAATGTACAAAGGTATATTCGAAAACCATGCCGGGATAATCGAAGACATTCTCAAAGCGAGGCAAAAAAGGCGACAGGCAATAAAGTCTGTTCAGTCCGCAGTGCCAACCAATTAG